Genomic window (Zonotrichia albicollis isolate bZonAlb1 chromosome 11, bZonAlb1.hap1, whole genome shotgun sequence):
CTATTCTTCAGTTGTAGGATGCTGTCCCAGCTCTGAGTCTAAAATCCTCCTCACCACATAAGTCTTTACCACCACAATTCCTGCCTCTCCATTTAAAAGAGATTAACTCGCAAAGTATCTGGTGAAAAATCCATGTATTGAATTGCATGTGCTTCTAAAGCAGTTTTTGCTTTCTAGAACAACAGAAGAAAGGCAGTCAGCTTGGTGCTGTATTAAGAAAtatcagaggaagaaagaaaacttgCTTTAGCACAGTGGAGTCACCTTATCAGCACAGAGGCTGTCTCCAGTCTTTCAGCCCCgtctgcagcagggagcagggctggagcacagcagTGGCCAGGCTGTCAATGGCTGGGAGGGCTCTGAGGTGGGACTGAGGATGGCAGCCCGGGCGAGGAGATGCTaaagacacacacacaatcCAGTTTTATCAGGGAAGCTATGAAGACAAGTTTACAGCTACAGGAAACAAACAAATAGTAAACAAGTTTGCTTAGGTCCCAGGCTGTTCTCCTTTTTCAGTTTGATTACTTTGAGTTTCCTGCCTatgccatttttttccctgtgggctgtatttatttcacttttcctGGCACAGTATTGCGTGGGTGAAGTGTTTGGTGGCTTCTACAGTTTAAACACTTTGAATTACAGACTGTCACCAATACATCCAGCAGACAGGATGTGAGTGCACAGTGATAATACAAGCATTTACCATTAAATTATCACTCCCAGCTCTTTTTTTCACATCAAAGCACTAATCTCCTCTACAAGCCATTATGCTGTAGATTTGAAGTGCTTGTCCCTGACTAAAAGGCAATATAGTTTGAAGGTTGTTGGTGACAGAATCCAGATTAATTATAGAAAACAAATATGTACTTCTACTGCATTAATAGTTATTCACAGACAGAATTGGGTATCCAGGTGAAAAACAGCCTCACTGGAAGAAGAGATTTTGCAGCAAGCCAAGTGGCTCGTTTGTTTTTGACACAGATTACTACAGCAAGAACTGTTTCACCAAACATCTCAAATCACTACCTTAAAGTCACAGCAAAGCTCTGATCTGCAAGTCTTTACATACTTGTAGAAGTTTCCTAATTGAAGTAAAAGAACTGTCATACAGTCATGTGAAAGAATAAACAACTGTCAGGCAAATGCACTGGTAGGATCGGTTTCAGAGACATATGATCATGTTGGGTAGAAGACACTTCTGGGGGTCATCTAGAGCAAAGCCCTGCTCAAAGCAGAACAAATTAATACCAGGCTCAAGGCCACATCCAGTTTAGTTTTTAGTGTCTTCAAGGACAGACTCCATAATCTTCCTGAGCTCCTGTTCCAATTTCTGACCACTTGTATGGTGGCAATCTTTTCCTACTATTTAATCTTAATTTTCTAGAGAACATTTCTCTCTTGCCTCTTTCCTATCCCTGTGCCCTCTGAGAGGGGTCTGGCTCCACCCATTAGAGTTCAAGATAGCAGAAAGGTTTCCCTTAGCTTAAAGCTAAGCAAACTCTGTTCTGTCTCTTCCTACCCCTTGTGCTCCAGCCTTCTGATCTTCATAGCATCTGCTGGACCCACTCCATGTGTCAATGCCTTTCTTCTACTGAGGTGTCCCAAAGAGGGCACAGAACTCCAGTCAATCTTACAATTACTGAAGACAAGGAAAGACTGATTTTCCCAACCTGTCACCTTCATTTTACCAGTGCAGCCCTGGATGCAGCTGGCCTTatctgccacagcagcacacTTTTGTTTTGGTCAGCCTGCTTTGGACCAGGATGCTCATCCCCTTATCTGAAAAATGTAGCACTACTACATAGGGTTATTGAAGCCCAGGGGGAATACCCAGTGACATTTGACACTTGCCCTTTTTAAAATGAATGAGGTTTAGTTCAGCTCATTCTCTTGCCTGTCAAGGAACCTCTGAATAGCAGCAGCACATTATAACCTACCTGGTAATAGACACTGCTCTTGATGGAAGCAGTTACTCTGAAAAACCAGGCTCCTTACCTTTGTAGAAGCAATGAAGTTGACAAAACATATTGCTTGATTCCCTTTGCTCCGAGCACGCGACACGCTCAGATGAGCAGCATTCTGAACGTCTCCTGAGCACAGAACTGATGTCTCCATTGTCCTCTCTGGGTCTGAGCTCCTCCTGGCATCACTTAGCATTCACCAGGCTCCTGTCTGACTGGTTTGCTCAGTGGAAGAGAGGGTCACCAAGTACCTCAACCACAGCACAGACCTTGGAGACATCTGAACAAAGAATCCTCACAACGCACAGGGACAGCGCAGGACACGGACTGACACTGAACTGAGACAACAGGAAATGTTACAGTTCAGTTCAACAGTGCTGGCAAAGTTCATGTCAGGAATGTTTAactattttatattattataagaAATCCTGGGACAATCCATCTTAATGGAAACACTTTCCAAAATTTTGTTCAATTACAGATCCATCTGACACTGAATGGAAACAACTTTTCTTGAAATAAGAGTTTCACATCACCTAAGAATTCTTGTTTCTTTAAACCAGTACTAGTCCAGTAAGAGCAATGTAATTTACTGTCAAGAAACATTTACTGTGATTTCTCATGAGAGTTTAAAAGGGAACAAAAGTTTTGTCACACAATAACTCAAACAGATAAATATTATGGCACATTTCAAAGGCTGACATCAAAGCAATTTTATGTAGATCCTCTTTGCAAATAGTTACAAATAATAGGCATGACACAAATATGACAGTTTcagtatttaatatttaatatccAATTTAAACATAAGTAttcaaaaggaaatatttttacacTATTTCAGTAGTCACTTAGCTCAATAGCTGGTTGCAGTAATCCTTAAAGTTTTCAGGAACTGGATGGAGCTATAAGCACAAAAACTCCCATTTTAAGTTAATGCATGACAAAGTTCCACTGCAACCCTCTGAAAACCAAAGAGTTACATTAAAAGAAATTCAGACACTGAAGTACATTGAAATGTATTGTGTCTTACACTAGAGTTTCTTACTCTACTGGTCAGAAACATGATGGTAACTTCAAAAGGCACTCTGAATTAAACTACAGTAACTCCGGTCTACAAGCATTTTAGAAGTGGAgtagaaaaaaccaaaaccctatACTCATATAAATTTCTTTTACCTCTGTCCTAGCCCCAGAGCAGTCAAATTATATTgcacttttaaaatattctgtgtAGGCTGTGATAAAAATCTAATATTTACACACTGTGTTTGTTAAAGAACAATGCATTACtgtgtaaaatattttaagaccCTAGTTTAAACACTCTTGTATTAATTAATATAACCAGAAGCTAcatcaaatatttttccttagaGCCTATTCTAGAAACATTTTTGGTCCTTCCTTCAAAAATTTTGTAATGCTGCAATTCATGTTCGTAACTGATATCAATACTTGCCTGAAATTGCAGCAGTtagaatatttaaataaataaatacataatttcTAAAGAAGCAATAGCTTTGGAGTTCTGTAAACAAGTTGCTCTGGAAGGTCTGTAACAAGACTCAATTTGGCATGTTATGACTTTAATTGGCAATACCTTACAATTATACAACCTCTGCCAGGGTAGAAAACAGTTTGGTAGGCACATCTTATAAATCAGTCTGggcaaaaacccaaaaaatactGATTGTTTCCTAGGTCAcgtgaataaataaaaatagttaGAGTAACATGATCCACTGAAACCAAAAATTACACTTATGTGATCCATAGctggggagagagaaaaacaactatattctttttaaaatacaatataAAGGAAATGAACAAGCCATAAATTACTATAAGATAACCAAGATGTTCAGGACACGAAGGTTGGCAGAATAAAATGAGCATTATAAATTCATAGAAATACTGATCTACAGGACTAGTATCTTAGCTGCATCTCACCAGAAGACAATAATCATTCGTTTCTCAATCTAAATTTGAAGAAACGTTCTCAATCTGGGTTTGGTAAAACAAATTCAGTGCAAAGCACCAACTCTGATGAAATTTTCCTGACATCTAGGCTGCCCTACATTCCTGGTTAAAACATGAGTAGCAATATGAAAGAAACGTAACAGATGCACAGTTATGCCATTTACTTGTAAATTTACATACATGCATGTTCTAGAAATTCAAATGATGTCAGGAGATCTCATAGGCTGCACTGGATGTATTTCATATAGTACAGTTGTAGTTTACATGTTCAATTACATGACATGCCCCAAGCACACCCCTGTGCTTCTCTGGAGCTTTTTATTCTGTACTGAAGTGCTTCCCTTTGGTTTTCATCACTGAAAACTGATGGATTAGGAGAGCAAGGATAATCTACTCTCAGACTTTTGTGGAAAACACAGGATGTGCTCTTTAAGATTGTTATTAAATGGTGAAATgattaaatatttctgtttaaaacCAAGAAGCAAGTTGCTTATCGTGTTGTTAGGAGACACCAAGAGCTGTCacaatatctaatctaaatgcCTACTCTGTGTAGTTAATGGAGACTGCCAAGGGCAATTGCAAACCCTTCAACTCAAGCCTACCCTTTCTGGCTGCCCACAGAGATATGTTTCTGAATTTGGTAATGAAAattcctttcttcccctttcctcCCAAGCAGAGAATTGGAGGAACATCCAGTGCTAAACCAAATTAAACCTCTGTCCCAAAGCTAATAAACTGCATACCTTGCAAGTGGAGAACAACATTGTTTgagagaaagcaaacaaaaattcttACCAAGAATTAATAGAGCTGATAAAATAACTACACAAAGCAATTTGTCCCAAAGTTAAACAGGTAAGCTGCAACTGTACTGTATCATACACATGAAAGTTAATTGTAACTGGGCTAACAGCCACATCTGCCTTTTTCTTGCTCCTCATTCAGTTGTTCTGTAGAGCTGTGCCCATTGGAGCGCACCACCCCTTCAGGGATCCAGGATTTATCCACACATCGTTCCATGCGCTTCATTATGAGGTCAAGCAGAGTTTCAATGGCTTTGCTTACATTATTCCCATTTGCTGCACTGGTTTCAAAATATGGGATTCTGCAGGAGACAAATAATAAACTTTCTTACATAAAAGAAGAAATCTCAGTGCTCAGAACACCTATGTCTTTGTTAAGAAAAGTTCTTCACCTTGGTTTCTAAAGTACATTGCTTGTTTCTTCACTGTTGTGGTCAGGATGTTCCACTGTGGATCTGTAGCTATTGCTTTCTGTACATAGTGCTTCCCCCAGCACGGTGCTACAGTGGCTGCATCTGTGTTACTGCCCAGCAAACTGATACCATCACTTCAGAATTTTAAGCATTTCTTTCTTAACATGCAAGACCCAATGAGTGACCAAGAGTCTCttgctgtgtctgtgcaggtCTCTTGCAATCTGTTTCAAATACATCACATATCTATACAAGGCCCTTCCACAAAAGGGGCATTCACTACCTTACACCTTTCTTATCAGAAGATTGTTCACTGCAGCAGGATTTATCTTGCCTCCCCTCACAAGAAAGTGACTCCTAGAGCCATCCTGTCTCACCTCTACAGGGCAGAGAACTTTGTAACTGCCTACAGATTGGATGTGACCCATAACCTTGACTTTCAGCTCACTATTCCTAAATTAAGTTGCATTTTCAGCCACAAAGATAAATACTGCATAAATCATTTTCAGAAGTCACATGCAAAGAGATTTAAGATCTGGTCACATGCTATCTGCTGCTGTTTAAAACTTCTTGCTCCTTCACTAACAGCTGGTTAAAGTACCACATGCACTTGCTGTTGTCTGTGTGACACGGACTTGACTTCAAACAAGCATTTTCCCAGAAGGAAAAAGTAAGAAGGTATAACTGCACTAAACCATTTCTCTCTCATAGACAGTTTGCTTCTGATTTTTCTCTAATGATTCTTTAAGGCCAAGGCAAACTAACTTTGCCTAGTAAACATCATGACACAGCAGAAGACCTGCAGAACAAGGCAGCTTGCACTGAGAAGCCAGTGTTCCCACTACTGCCTGTCCTGTGGGCTTTACTTTGGAGCAGTTCTACTCTATCCCTCCACACAAAGGTGGATTAGTGGTTGAAACACATCATTCAACTTAGCTTTCCTTTGAGAAGTCCAGTTCATGTGCTAGAAAATTGCTCCACTATGTGAAttagaaaacaacaaatgcatcAGATGATTTCCCTCAGAAATGTGTTTTTGATTCTCAGTGAAAAGCAAAGGTAATCCAAAGATAAGCCCCATTAAAGAGTTAAGGGAGTATAAAAGTACAAATTAATATCTGATAGTAACAAAGATTTCACACACTTCCTTCAGAGGCACATGACCCATGCCcgggaggaaggggaagggcAAGGCTGCCCTGCCTTCCTGCTGGTCTGACTCCGTTTTCAGACTCCCTGAGAGCCTGTGGGAGTGCAGATGCCTCAGCACAGGTAAGAGCAAAGAAGTGACTCCATTATTCACCTGCCTCTCTaaattctctctcttttccagaAAGTTTGTGAAAATTTACACTGTTTACTGCCAAGCAAAGATTACCCAATCTCCTGTGCAAGATTACTGCAATACTAAGTACTTATTTTTAAGCAATGAAGAAAATATTCAtctcaaacagaaaaaaaaagatatcaTACCAAGCAGTTAAGCATTCTAAAATGCTTATTCTCACAATAACCTTTCAGTATACAGAAAAGAGCATTACAGAAAATATCTCATTCTGCTCCAAACACAGCAATAATTGGAAGAAAGTTACATACCCATATTTTTCTGCAAGTTccttagcatcttcttccttcACCATTCTTTGGTCCTCCAGGTCACTCTTGTTTCCACATAACACAATGTCTGGGTTTTCACAGTAGGCATGCATTTGTAGCTGACCTGGCAGTACAACATGAAGAGGGTCACAAGTCACTGTCACACACCCTCCCTAGGAACAGcaccacaaaccaaggctgctctgctggcccacAGCCCTTCTCCACTGGCCCTGAGGGCTTCCACTGTCACATCCCCagggaaaaatccagggaaacAGAACCCGGGCAGAGTTAGCACAGAAACTTGTGCATTTGCAGCTGAAGGAGTTACAGTCACTAAGCACCTACAGGGAGTGTCAGGAAAGGATCTGCTTCCCTCTCCAGATGGATGATGCAGTTTGGGAACTCCTTTGCCTGGATATACCGGCCAAGTAAGATTTGCCTTCCTTTATGTTTTGCTGACAAAGCTTCAGGTGAGCCAAAATACTTTAGCATAGGCTTCCCACACACTTAAATTACTGAACAGCACCAGAGCCAGGGATAGGATATGGTCTCAGCTTTCTTTTATATATGTTAAAATCCAAGTTCAATAGGCAAAGCTGAATTTCAGGTGAGCCTCAGAAACCACCACTAGCAGCTATTACAATTATAATACAACATTTACATTATTTTACTGGAAAAGCCATAAAAAACCAGTATTTTAACCTCTAATTCTCAGTGACACTTTATATTTACAAACATAACCCCCACACCCCATTTCACCCATgcaaagaaagtaaaaaaaaaaaaaaagccatactTATCCAGTTCCTGACATTTAGAAAGCTTTGCTCATTTGTCAGATCAAAGAGCAGAAGAAACCCCATGGCATCTCTGAAGAAAGCAGTAGTCAAGCTACGAAACCTAGACCAgcaaagagaaattaatttgcTCATCTGACTTTGAAAACATAATTGCTTACAATCACAGAAGAACTGAGGTAACTTAAGACTGAATGAACCAGAAGGAAA
Coding sequences:
- the RAB27A gene encoding ras-related protein Rab-27A; protein product: MSDGDYDYLIKFLALGDSGVGKTSLLYQYTDGKFNSKFITTVGIDFREKRVVYRPNGPDGVGGRGQRIHLQLWDTAGQERFRSLTTAFFRDAMGFLLLFDLTNEQSFLNVRNWISQLQMHAYCENPDIVLCGNKSDLEDQRMVKEEDAKELAEKYGIPYFETSAANGNNVSKAIETLLDLIMKRMERCVDKSWIPEGVVRSNGHSSTEQLNEEQEKGRCGC